The proteins below are encoded in one region of Saccopteryx leptura isolate mSacLep1 chromosome 1, mSacLep1_pri_phased_curated, whole genome shotgun sequence:
- the DDIAS gene encoding LOW QUALITY PROTEIN: DNA damage-induced apoptosis suppressor protein (The sequence of the model RefSeq protein was modified relative to this genomic sequence to represent the inferred CDS: inserted 7 bases in 6 codons; deleted 1 base in 1 codon; substituted 8 bases at 8 genomic stop codons): protein MATITAAWLMQVRIGFGQSIVLPAQGGAGFTVIDYFQQLLRLSDFRKCHSGSHTPDSHLLALEPSSIDGSSVCVLESSSFSESHGRDDFLIFCQPXLKLTSTVSQLTDDDNSSASEQSQAVDALPQNRNCISLAEDTGSKSCHGAIQCSWSLVSXMDXKSPAQSLDEKLGLQAHQPSAVHSSHHEIGVTGSNLFPLKMLEPHEPSNTISFHSAVEIKNRNSQRELTCHQCHDSVPPPPSLEPSGKTYLLSTFFITQTWRAGGFQDYDPKIWGDLPFFKSLNKFLAVIESEIAPTQTDASSRKHPLSNSIDKLHANHSNLSVIPXRTTRALHIPLVALRSSQATVKTNSGKVXLLSSCEANPTPSVQKRVTAEAVSVSRNGRAVSKYFLPNAYLSSQFSSSKGLGITSTLRGSTRISPQRAAIFLKHSTSKSNHSCLYIKYFDGCGEXIALEMSKKLTTLCSMRYSAVSDLCNLENKLYSRWLESQXDSLRICRKLTCPLEALCSNPNKITTTLKEMAXRHIDNNLTQNGFTGDRGSCNPSANLFDDRAKEMDIAAEITKKSQDILLQXGYSLAESHHTESDFSLSSFSENSSQSSQKLSLQDMSASMHIXEATTKKTCSSPYFPSDSENDFEDNQDFVPCSQSTPVAEFXPRNHWMAGDVKKLPAFYSDPDAKYXKKIQVFPLNEAXQVTLSCPKNMKTXQNSRSPVISGMTQAEVFNSCPVADCLESDIDEWAPSITKKVFLSDMLGFQAIGLRKYPVACNSPD from the exons atggccaccatcacagcagcctggctcatgcaggttcgcattggattcggacagtcg ATTGTCCTGCCAGCCCAGGGTGGTGCAGGCTTCACTGTCATTGACTATTTCCAGCAGCTTTTGCGGCTTTCTGATTTCAGAAAATGTCATAGTGGCTCCCACACACCTGATAGCCACTTACTTGCCTTAGAACCCTCAAGTATTGATGGCAGCAGCGTATGTGTCTTAGAGagcagttctttttctgagtccCATGGCAGAgatgattttttaatattctgtcaGC CACTTAAACTCACTTCCACTGTTTCACAACTAACAGATGATGATAATTCCTCCGCTTCAGAACAAAGCCAGGCCGTTGATGCTCTTCCACAGAACAGAAATTGCATTTCCTTGGCAGAGGACACTGGTTCCAAGAGTTGCCATGGTGCCATTCAGTGTTCATGGAGCCTTGTTTCATAGATGGATTAAAAGAGTCCAGCACAAAGCTTGGATGAAAAACTTGGCTTACAAGCTCATCAGCCAAGTGCAGTACACAGCAGTCATCATGAAATTGGAGTTA cTGGTTCCAATTTATTCCCCTTGAAAATGCTAGAACCCCATGAGCCAAGTAATACAATATCCTTCCACAGTGcagtagaaattaaaaatagaaattctcaGCGTGAGCTAACGTGTCACCAGTGTCATGATTCAgtacctcctcctccctcccttgaACCTTCAGGAAAGACCTACTTGCTGTCCACCTTCTTCATCACTCAGACTTGGAGAGCTGGTGGTTTCCAGGATTATGACCCCAAGATTTGGGGTGACTTGCCATTCTTTAAAAGCTTAAACAAGTTTCTGGCAGTTATTGAAAGTGAGATTGCTCCAACTCAGACAGATgccagcagcaggaagcatcctCTAAGTAATAGCATTGATAAATTACATGCAAACCACAGCAATTTATCTGTGATTCCCTAGAGAACTACTAGAGCCTTGCATATACCACTTGTAGCTTTAAGATCATCACAAGCAACAGTCAAAACAAACTCTGGCAAAGT ACTCCTTTCCAGCTGTGAAGCAAATCCAACTCCTAGTGTTCAAAAAAGAGTGACAGCAGAGGCTGTCTCTGTGAGTAGAAATGGAAGAGCGGTATCTAAATATTTTCTACCAAATGCTTATCTGTCATCTCAGTTTTCATCTTCAAAAGGTTTAGGAATAACATCTACTCTTCGGGGGTCTACCAGAATTTCACCACAGAGGGCTGCAATTTTTCTTAAACATAGTACTTCAAAGAGTAACCATTCTTGTCTCTATATCAAATATTTTGATGGGTGTGGAG AAATTGCTTTGGAAATGAGTAAAAAGTTGACAACTCTGTGTTCTATGAGGTATAGTGCTGTTTCTGATCTTTGCAACttagaaaataaactatatagTAGGTGGCTAGAGAGCC GGGACAGTCTTAGAATCTGCAGGAAACTTACGTGTCCCTTAGAAGCTCTGTGCAGTAATCCGAATAAAATTACAACTACATTGAAGGAAATGGCTTAGAGACATATTGATAATAATTTAACACAGAATGGTTTTACTGGTGATAGAGGTAGCTGCAATCCTTCTGCTAATCTCTTTGATGATCGTGCTAAAGAAATGGATATTGCAGCAGAAATCACCAAAAAATCACAGGATATTTTGTTACAATGAGGATATTCTTTGGCAGAAAGTCATCATACAGAATCTGATTTTTcactgagttcattttctgaaaactCCAGCCAATCTTCACAAAAATTATCCTTGCAGGACATGTCTGCCTCCAT gcacatatgagaagcaactactaaaaaAACATGCTCTTCACCATATTTTCCATCAGATTCAGAAAATGATTTTGAAGATAACCAAGACTTTGTTCCATGTTCACAGTCAACTCCAGTTGCAGAAT TCCCACGAAACCATTGGATGGCAGGAGATGTCAAGAAATTACCTGCCTTTTATTCAGATCCTGAtgctaagtattaaaaaaaaatacaagtatttCCTCTA AATGAAGCATAGCAAGTCACTCTCAGTTGTCccaaaaatatgaaaa gcCAGAATTCCAGAAGCCCTGTTATTTCTGGTATGACACAAGCAGAGGTTTTTAACAGCTGTCCTGTTGCTGACTGCCTTGAATCTGACATTGATGAATGGGCCCCTTCTATtacaaaaaaagtatttctttcaGATATGCTTGGATTCCAAGCCATTGGTCTAAGGAAATACCCTGTTGCCTGTAATTCTCCTGATTAA